AACGCATTCATCGGCATGGATGGGATTACCACTACGGCTACTACGATCATCAACTCTGCCACGGCTTCTATCCGCCATTCCTCTTTGAAAATGGCGACATCTTCGAAATACCCGGCAACACCCATCCCGACTGCGGCAACCACCCCGGTTCAGAATCCCCGGAAAACGCGGCCATCCGTCACGACATGACCGGGAAAGTCACCTACTCCCAGGACCTCTTCAACGACAAAATCGTCGATTTCCTCCGCAAAAATCGCAACCAACCCTTCTTCCTCTTCCACCCTTCGCAACTGCCCCACGGACCCATCTCCGTTCCCGAAATTCACCCGGGTGTAAAAGACGCGCCAGAACTCACCGGCTTTGAAAAAGAATACGCATCCATGATCCTCCGCCTCGACGACACCGTTGGCATCATCCTCAATGAACTCGACGAACTCGGCATTGCCGACAACACCATCGTCTTCTTCAGCTCTGACAACGGCCACGAAATCTACGCCGCACAACAAGGCCGCACCGTCAAAAGACAAAGCCTCGACGGCATTCGCTATGACGACATCACCACCCGACACACAACAGAACAAAGCGGTGATGTATTTAATGGCAACGACGGCATGGCCGGCCTCAAATGGACGAGCTGGGAAGGCGGCACCCGCCTGCCCTACATCGCGCGCTGGCCCGGTCACATCTCCCCCGGCACAACCGATCACATGATCGCCAATTACGATTTTATGCCCACGCTATCCGATCTCACAGGACAGGAAACACCCGACTGGAAAGACGGCGAATCCTTCTTACCCACCCTTCTGGGCAAAGAGCAACGCCCCCACGCACCCGTCGTCTTTTCCTCGCGCCTCGGTCCCGCCCTCACCACAGCCGACGGCTGGAAATTGCGCCACATCAACAAAACCAACGGCTTTCAACTCTACAACATCCTGGACGACTACCGGGAAGAAAACGACCTCGCTGCCGAATATCCCGACAAAGCCGATCAACTCGCACGCCAACTCCTCAGGGCCTGCGACGGCAACTTTGCCCACGGCAACCCCGATATGCATCTGGCGTACATCCATTTAGGGGAGGACACATGAACCATCTCACACCCGATGACATCGCCCAATTCGACGAAGAGGGATACCTCGTATTCGAAGGCCTCTTCGACCACGACCTCAACGAACGCATCAAAGCCGATGTCGATCAACTCATGATCGACCGCGAAACGGACAAACGCCGCATGCTCATGGCGTATCCAGAACTCGGCCTGCTCACATCTGAACCGAGCGTTGTAGATCGCGTGGCCGATCTGATGAAAGGCAAAAAATTCGTCCATCACCACATCCACGCCCGGTGGCAACTCCCCGGAGAACGCGGGGTAGCATGGCATCAGGATTACGCACAAATCCCACACACAAATCGCTCGCACCTCATGGTCCACGTATTCATGTACATGGACGGCCTGAACGGCGAAGTGGGCGACCTCCTCGTCATGCCCGGCACCCACAAAAAAGTCATGGCCAACGATGCCTTTCGCCAATTTCAATTCGAAGACCTGCCCGGCTCGCGCACCATCGACAACCTGACCCCCGGCTCCATCATCATCGTCCACTCCGCCCTGCAACACGCCCGCCGACCCAAACCCGGCGGTGGCATTTACAAACGCTACTTCATCGACACCTCCTACTGTGAAGAAGGTATCCTCTGGCCCTCCTATCCCAACATCGCCGAAATCAACCGCGTCGCCCTCGAAACCGGCTGTGATCGGAACGGCAAATACGCCTTCCTCTACGACACCAGCCAGTTCTTTGAGCGCAGGGATTACATGGATGCGCTCAATGAGAAAAATCAGGGCAGTATCGTGTTGCAATTGTAGCATGCGATCATCCCATGGGAAACAAAATGTACTTGATTAAATAGAGACATTGTATATTTATTACATGATCTAATCACCCAATAAAAACGAGAAAGGAAACTGCCATGGCAGACAAACCCGTCTTATTGACCGACGAGCAAATGCAGCAATTCATCCGCGATGGATATTTGATCCTCCACCCCGACTTCCCGGAGGGATTTCACGAAAAAGTCTATAAACGCATTGATGAATCCTTCGAAAAAAACAGCGGCAGAAATCCCGGCAACAACCTCCTCCCCGCCGTACCAGAACTGCAAGACGTATGGGATCACCCCATTGTCCACGGCGCATTTTCCAGCATCCTCGGACCCGATTATTATCTGCACCTGCACCGTCACGTACACGAAAGCCGCCCGGGCAGCGATGCGCGCACCATGCACAAAGACAGCTTGCACAACAGCCGATTTTGCGCCGACCAAAACCGCCGCCATCACCACTGCCGCTGGATGATGGCGATGTATTACCCCCAGGACACACCCCGCGAAATGGGACCGACCAGCGTAACCCCCAGATCGCAATACATCACCGCCCGCGACCAGGATGGAGAACACCTCTTCACAACCGGACCCGCGGGAACCGTCGCACTCATCCACTACGACATCCTGCACAAAAAAGAAGCCAACTACACGGACATCACGCGCCACATGGTCAAATTCCTATTCACGCGCATGACCGAGCCTACCGAACCGACATGGGATCACAGCGATGAAACATGGGTCGCATCCGACGATCCACAAGAACCGATATGGCAGGCCATGTGGGACTGGCACCTGGGCAAAGCGCCCGAACATGCGAGCAACGGAGGATCAATCGAAACCCTGAGCGGGCAACTCGCCAATCCAGACGAAGCCGCTGCCCTCCATGCCTCCTACACCCTCGGATTACAGGGTGAAAAAGCGATCCCCGCCATGATCGACGCACTCAAAGACACGGAAGATGAGAACCCACCTCGAAACGCCGGATACGGATTCACAAACGTCGGCGAAGTCGCCGTACCCGCACTGATCGACCTCACCAAAAATCCGGACTCCAAAATCCGCATGCGCGCAGTCGATGTACTCGGCGACCTGGGCTTGCGAGCAAAATCAGCCACGCCCGACCTCATCGCCCTGTTGCAGGACACCGACGAAGACACACGCGCGCATGCCGCGGAATCCCTGGGCACCACCAGTCAGAACAGCACGGAAGCTGTGCGCCCCCTCGCCGACATCCTCGCCACGGATGAAAGCGACTTTGTGCGACGCAATGCCGCCCTCTCCCTCGCGCGATTGGGCATCCATGCCGAAGAAGCCATTCCCGAATTGGCAGACGCCATGCGCGATGGCAACCACTACGTTCGCGGATTTGCGGTACACGGCCTCTATCGCATCGGCACGCCCGAAGCGCTCAGAGCCGCCATGCATCGCCTCCAGGCACTGCGCTGGGACAGCGAACCCAGAGGTCAGACACAAAGAAGACCTAAAAAGGTAGCTTAAGAGATGGTCTATAACCCCGTGACCAAACACATCTCAACGCCTTTTGCGGAAAACGTCTCCCCCGACAACGCCCTGCCAGAACACCCGCGCCCTCAAATGGTGCGCCAACACTGGCAAAACCTCAACGGCTTGTGGGACTACGCCCTCGAACCCATCGGCACCACCAGCGCACCTGATACCTATCAGGGTCAAATTCTCGTACCCTTTGCCATTGACGCCCCCCTCTCGGGCATCATGGAAATTCTCCGCCCGAACCAGCGTCTCTGGTATCGCCGAAATATCACCCTTCCCGACGCATGGGCGGGCAAACGCGTACTCCTCCATTTCCAGGCATCCGACTGGGAAACCAGTGCCTATGTCAACGGTGAGAAAGCGGGACAACACCGCGGCGGATACGACCCCTTCACCTTTGACATCACCGAACACTTAACAGACGGCGCGAACGAACTCATCGTCTCCTGCTGGGACGCCACCGAGCAACAGCCGCAAGCCCTGGGCAAACAAATCATGCCGGAAAACCG
The Gemmatimonadota bacterium genome window above contains:
- a CDS encoding sulfatase-like hydrolase/transferase, which translates into the protein MSNPNIIYIYGDDLGRGMLSCYGQKHFQTPNIDRLAREGLQFTRAYGCIFCAPARASLMTGYHDAHAGRWTFTRGGLYRPMAEGTMTFEHIAELINNTGLQERPDEVFLAQIAQRAGYVTGQIGKLEWGFATTPERIHRHGWDYHYGYYDHQLCHGFYPPFLFENGDIFEIPGNTHPDCGNHPGSESPENAAIRHDMTGKVTYSQDLFNDKIVDFLRKNRNQPFFLFHPSQLPHGPISVPEIHPGVKDAPELTGFEKEYASMILRLDDTVGIILNELDELGIADNTIVFFSSDNGHEIYAAQQGRTVKRQSLDGIRYDDITTRHTTEQSGDVFNGNDGMAGLKWTSWEGGTRLPYIARWPGHISPGTTDHMIANYDFMPTLSDLTGQETPDWKDGESFLPTLLGKEQRPHAPVVFSSRLGPALTTADGWKLRHINKTNGFQLYNILDDYREENDLAAEYPDKADQLARQLLRACDGNFAHGNPDMHLAYIHLGEDT
- a CDS encoding phytanoyl-CoA dioxygenase family protein, which encodes MNHLTPDDIAQFDEEGYLVFEGLFDHDLNERIKADVDQLMIDRETDKRRMLMAYPELGLLTSEPSVVDRVADLMKGKKFVHHHIHARWQLPGERGVAWHQDYAQIPHTNRSHLMVHVFMYMDGLNGEVGDLLVMPGTHKKVMANDAFRQFQFEDLPGSRTIDNLTPGSIIIVHSALQHARRPKPGGGIYKRYFIDTSYCEEGILWPSYPNIAEINRVALETGCDRNGKYAFLYDTSQFFERRDYMDALNEKNQGSIVLQL
- a CDS encoding HEAT repeat domain-containing protein is translated as MADKPVLLTDEQMQQFIRDGYLILHPDFPEGFHEKVYKRIDESFEKNSGRNPGNNLLPAVPELQDVWDHPIVHGAFSSILGPDYYLHLHRHVHESRPGSDARTMHKDSLHNSRFCADQNRRHHHCRWMMAMYYPQDTPREMGPTSVTPRSQYITARDQDGEHLFTTGPAGTVALIHYDILHKKEANYTDITRHMVKFLFTRMTEPTEPTWDHSDETWVASDDPQEPIWQAMWDWHLGKAPEHASNGGSIETLSGQLANPDEAAALHASYTLGLQGEKAIPAMIDALKDTEDENPPRNAGYGFTNVGEVAVPALIDLTKNPDSKIRMRAVDVLGDLGLRAKSATPDLIALLQDTDEDTRAHAAESLGTTSQNSTEAVRPLADILATDESDFVRRNAALSLARLGIHAEEAIPELADAMRDGNHYVRGFAVHGLYRIGTPEALRAAMHRLQALRWDSEPRGQTQRRPKKVA